The bacterium genome has a window encoding:
- a CDS encoding SDR family NAD(P)-dependent oxidoreductase → MAVSFAGIAPRGIALAAIQSGEIGIINGEFAPSSSVVRAALTELQGTPRERCGVRLDLSDHVLTPDILKHLPSHVGWVILSSPAPGTLRSVVLPLRERNVRVLVEVVTTEVAQAAESAGADGVIAKGNESGGWVGEETAFVLLQHLRRSVSIPIWVQGGIGTHTVAAAYVGGAAGVVLDAQLALLEESPLSPPMRTRIAGMDGTETLCLRVHPNLMFRTLAPRGEATQTLNPEDIRKRIGWGDELTSLAPLGQDACFARHLAGRYGTVGRTLRGLRAELRSHLRSALCSAPLKEGSPWTAAHATRYPIVQGPMTRVSDTPAFAESVAEAGGLPFLALGLQRAAELESLLGETRRHLGKRPWGVGLLGFLAAPLREEQLSVVRRHHPPFALIAGGQPEQAHILEQDGIQTYLHVPTSGLLKLFIEEGTRWFVFEGRECGGHVGPLSSFVLWEQATQVLLESLPANELATCHVLLAGGIHDACSAAMAAVCVASLAERGVKIGFLMGTAYLFTKEAVSSGAILEHFQRQACACRHTLLLETGPGHVVRCAPTPYAEVFSHQKSRLRAEGATPEQLRGILETLNIGRLRLAAKGVTRRHSVAGKVTPVNENEQLAEGLFMLGQAAALHQGVYTVPELHDDVIAGGTRLLMEAASPAAESTPPHAGTRNGIAIVGMSCLLPGARNLDQFWTNILNKINAIREVPPTRWDWKLYFDDHRETADRIYARWGGFLDPVAFDPASYGMPPSSLASIEPIQLLALELARAALRDAGYENRSFPRETTSVIIGVSGGLAELGQDYVLRSALSAGTDRPAMAGHQRKLPEWTEDSFAGILLNVIAGRITNRFDLGGPSFAVDAACASSLAAVYLACRELESGASDMVLTGGADTFQSPFNYLCFCKTQALSPRGRCRTFDHTADGTCISEGLSMLVLKRVSDAERDGDRIYAVIKGVGASSDGRAKGLTAPSPEGQIRALQRAYRMAGISPATISLIEAHGTGTVAGDRAETESLRRVFEADGAKPGSIALGSVKSMIGHTKGAAGVTGLLKVALALHHKVLPATLGVEKPNDSLTNGALYANTETRPWISTAPDQPRRAAVSAFGFGGANYHAIVEEYAGAAAPAASGRWPSDLFLWRARSITEVIPQVTLLLKALKTGARPALQDLSFTLWQQTQHQPDGTTLAIVASSLNDLSAKLELINAKLGAGISAVWDAAAGIYLTPQALARNGGLAFLFPGQGSQYPDMLRELAVHFHEIREAFERADRTLADRFEKPLSSFVFPPPRFSEDEERAARHALTATNVAQPALGAAATGLLNLLRALGVTPNRVAGHSYGEYAALHAAGCITAEQLFDLSESRGRFILEEARGDLGAMAAVGGDEEKTCSLVGNLPDLWIANLNSPRQTIISGTRTAIAAALKRLEAQEVPAQAIPVACAFHSPLMAPAKNRLQARLGEIPFASPELSVYSNTTGEAYPTEPAAIRSQLGEHLVSPVRFMAEIQAMYAAGTRVFVEVGPRSVLTGLTEQILGDRERVVVPLETRQRSGLEALLHALAQLAAHGAPVQLDRLFEGRCPRQYTLDHLIKESLDAPFPPTAWWVDGGRATPMHSQPLPAQDQLTALPVLGTGETGHLASLLRAHEQVMQRLLETHQRVMAAALGKASTVGATASPAPVPLAPVPAAAPLPVTPVSPATPDAPVAQKGAGHIRQEVLRIVGDRTGYPPDMLDVDADLEADLGIDSIKRVEIAGRLRKAFPHLGASPDASTAGNLASLRTLRGLIDRITSVPVNGSPAAPKPEAGAAVEPVTKPDPDVPVPRFMMRMEDAPIPAEKAALPQGVLIITDDGNGLAETVADALRAEGARAVVVSANDKPDGTTPHYPANFSSPTNLHELVATIRRNEGRIAGLIHLRPLRHLPPTNAMSLDLWRRTIQEDVKALFYLAQAAAADLQIPPAGHQCVFAAIGTADRFPGHGGLTGLINTLATEWPGLRGRTLALDNREPILTLAHGIMDELHRDDQARFIVFNQGRRQQVRIEPAELDLNKGEPLRIGQDWVILITGGACGITAQVALELAERFNPTLVLAGRSALPAATEADPTRGVVEPGELRRILAGKLSHPGGKATMAEIESAYRRLCREREIRDTLSALRKAGTRVTYVQTDVRDAKSFGDALKHLYTKFGRLDGVIHGAGLIEDKRVEDKTPESFDRVFDTKADGAFILARHLQLDSLKFLVFFSSVASLGNAGQSDYAAANGVLNALACDLDHRMAGRVIAILWGPWQCAGMASEEVQRRFQDRGVQIIPLQAGRRRLLEELLYGRKGDVEVLYGDAPYSSGEVQAKEQQWAFPLIAGDESVIHHHGSLEIACILDPAEQAYLLDHQLDGKPVFPAAMAMELMAESARALTAPKTGGIEITSLQIQQGIVLQEGRMPLRVIGRQGASPPGLEHARSCSMQIYTSATPQRANYLAEISLGLDSTPSLITPVTFGTFEPFPLSVSEVYARWLFQGPCFAGITAIEGIRKDAIAGLLLSVSPAKCLSKAPPGSQWLIDPTVVDASLQLVILWERHWHDMTPLPMQIGRFRLYQSLSDQPVRCLVKPTLSDGGELLTADLYYTDLQGRLLAVMEGLQCACTRALNRLSDSPARPMAPHRSTERRHVAAC, encoded by the coding sequence ATGGCAGTTTCATTTGCGGGCATCGCGCCTCGGGGCATTGCTTTAGCCGCTATCCAGTCAGGCGAAATCGGGATCATCAACGGCGAGTTCGCTCCCTCTTCATCTGTGGTGCGCGCGGCACTTACGGAGCTTCAGGGCACCCCTCGTGAGCGTTGCGGTGTGCGCCTTGACCTGAGTGATCATGTCCTCACTCCCGATATCCTGAAACATCTCCCCTCCCATGTCGGCTGGGTTATTCTGAGTTCCCCTGCCCCCGGGACATTACGCAGTGTCGTGCTCCCCCTCCGCGAACGGAACGTGCGCGTACTGGTTGAAGTCGTGACCACCGAGGTGGCGCAGGCGGCGGAATCGGCGGGCGCTGACGGCGTGATCGCCAAGGGAAACGAATCCGGCGGCTGGGTCGGGGAGGAAACCGCCTTTGTGCTCTTGCAGCATCTGCGCCGCAGCGTCTCGATACCTATATGGGTGCAGGGAGGTATCGGGACACATACGGTTGCCGCCGCTTACGTTGGCGGTGCCGCCGGAGTCGTGCTGGATGCCCAACTGGCGCTGTTAGAAGAGTCGCCTCTGTCCCCGCCGATGCGAACCCGTATCGCAGGCATGGACGGAACCGAAACGCTGTGCCTCAGAGTCCATCCAAACCTTATGTTCCGCACCCTCGCACCCCGCGGGGAGGCCACACAAACCCTCAACCCGGAAGATATCCGCAAACGCATCGGATGGGGGGATGAGCTTACGTCGTTGGCTCCGCTCGGACAGGATGCCTGTTTCGCGCGTCATTTAGCCGGGCGTTATGGTACGGTGGGCCGTACTCTGCGTGGCCTTCGGGCCGAACTGCGCTCGCACCTTCGCTCCGCACTCTGTAGCGCCCCCTTAAAAGAGGGCTCGCCCTGGACGGCGGCACACGCGACACGGTACCCGATCGTGCAAGGCCCGATGACCCGCGTCAGTGACACCCCTGCCTTTGCGGAGTCGGTTGCAGAGGCGGGCGGCTTGCCGTTCCTCGCGCTGGGATTGCAGCGCGCCGCCGAGCTTGAGTCGCTCCTCGGAGAAACACGCCGCCACCTCGGCAAGCGCCCCTGGGGAGTCGGATTACTGGGCTTTCTCGCCGCCCCGCTACGTGAAGAGCAGTTATCCGTTGTGCGCCGACACCACCCGCCTTTCGCGCTCATCGCGGGCGGACAACCGGAACAGGCACACATTCTGGAGCAGGACGGCATACAAACCTATCTTCATGTCCCCACTTCAGGGCTCCTTAAACTGTTTATTGAGGAGGGGACTCGCTGGTTCGTGTTTGAAGGCCGCGAATGCGGAGGGCACGTCGGTCCGTTATCAAGTTTTGTCCTGTGGGAACAGGCGACACAGGTTCTGCTGGAATCCCTTCCTGCGAATGAACTGGCCACCTGCCACGTGTTGCTGGCAGGGGGCATCCACGACGCATGCAGTGCTGCCATGGCCGCTGTCTGCGTGGCGTCATTGGCAGAGCGCGGCGTAAAAATCGGGTTTCTCATGGGCACCGCCTATCTGTTCACGAAGGAAGCGGTGTCATCGGGTGCGATTCTTGAGCACTTCCAGCGCCAGGCATGCGCGTGTCGCCACACGCTTCTGCTCGAAACCGGACCCGGCCATGTCGTGCGCTGTGCCCCCACCCCCTACGCCGAGGTGTTTTCCCATCAAAAATCCCGTCTACGTGCCGAAGGGGCTACCCCCGAGCAGCTTCGCGGGATACTGGAAACACTGAATATCGGACGCCTGCGCCTGGCCGCAAAAGGGGTGACGCGCCGGCATAGCGTCGCGGGCAAGGTAACCCCTGTGAATGAAAACGAGCAACTTGCCGAAGGGCTCTTCATGCTAGGGCAGGCGGCCGCACTCCATCAGGGCGTTTACACCGTGCCAGAATTACATGATGACGTCATTGCCGGGGGAACTCGTCTCCTGATGGAGGCGGCCAGCCCGGCGGCCGAAAGCACTCCGCCTCACGCGGGGACGCGGAACGGGATTGCCATCGTAGGCATGAGTTGCCTGCTGCCTGGCGCCCGGAATCTTGATCAGTTCTGGACCAACATCCTGAACAAGATCAATGCCATTCGCGAAGTCCCACCCACCCGTTGGGATTGGAAACTGTATTTTGACGACCACCGCGAAACCGCCGATCGCATTTACGCGCGTTGGGGCGGGTTCCTGGACCCAGTCGCATTTGACCCGGCGAGTTATGGCATGCCGCCCAGTTCGCTCGCCTCCATCGAACCCATTCAGTTGCTGGCGTTGGAACTGGCGCGCGCCGCGTTGCGGGACGCCGGATACGAAAATCGTTCTTTCCCGCGGGAAACTACATCGGTCATCATCGGCGTCAGCGGCGGTCTGGCAGAGTTGGGGCAGGACTACGTTCTGCGCTCCGCCCTGTCGGCTGGCACTGATAGGCCCGCCATGGCGGGCCACCAGCGGAAACTGCCTGAGTGGACAGAAGATTCTTTTGCCGGAATCCTCCTGAATGTGATTGCCGGCCGCATTACCAACCGGTTCGACCTGGGCGGACCCAGTTTCGCGGTGGACGCAGCCTGCGCGTCTTCGCTGGCCGCCGTCTATCTCGCCTGTCGCGAACTTGAAAGCGGTGCCAGCGACATGGTTCTGACCGGCGGAGCCGATACGTTTCAGAGTCCCTTCAACTACCTCTGTTTCTGCAAAACCCAGGCGCTCTCCCCGCGCGGTCGTTGCCGCACCTTCGACCATACCGCTGACGGCACTTGCATCAGCGAGGGTCTTTCCATGCTGGTCCTGAAACGGGTTAGTGATGCGGAACGGGATGGCGACCGCATCTACGCTGTCATCAAGGGAGTCGGGGCCTCCAGTGACGGGCGCGCCAAAGGCTTAACCGCACCCTCACCGGAAGGACAGATCCGCGCACTCCAGCGCGCTTATCGCATGGCCGGTATTTCCCCCGCAACGATCAGCCTGATCGAAGCACACGGAACTGGAACCGTGGCGGGCGACCGGGCGGAGACCGAATCCCTGCGCCGGGTCTTCGAAGCTGACGGCGCCAAACCCGGTTCGATAGCGCTCGGTTCGGTGAAATCCATGATCGGCCATACCAAGGGTGCCGCAGGCGTTACCGGCCTGCTCAAGGTCGCCCTGGCGCTCCACCACAAGGTCCTGCCCGCCACCCTCGGTGTGGAGAAACCGAACGACAGCCTGACCAACGGGGCCCTTTACGCCAACACCGAAACCCGCCCCTGGATCTCCACCGCTCCGGATCAACCCCGCCGTGCCGCGGTCAGTGCCTTTGGATTTGGTGGCGCGAACTATCACGCGATTGTCGAAGAATATGCCGGGGCGGCCGCCCCGGCCGCCTCCGGGCGGTGGCCCAGTGACCTCTTTCTGTGGCGCGCCCGCTCCATTACGGAAGTCATCCCGCAGGTCACCCTGCTGCTGAAGGCTCTCAAGACAGGTGCCCGCCCGGCCCTGCAAGATCTTTCCTTTACCCTGTGGCAACAGACCCAACACCAACCCGATGGCACCACTCTGGCCATCGTGGCCTCCTCACTTAATGACCTGTCCGCCAAACTGGAGCTTATCAACGCGAAACTCGGAGCTGGAATATCAGCCGTCTGGGATGCCGCCGCCGGGATTTATCTGACCCCTCAGGCACTGGCGAGGAACGGCGGCCTCGCCTTTCTTTTCCCGGGACAGGGGTCACAGTACCCCGACATGTTGCGCGAACTCGCCGTTCATTTCCACGAAATCCGCGAAGCCTTCGAGAGAGCCGACCGCACGCTCGCCGACCGTTTCGAAAAACCACTGTCCTCATTTGTGTTCCCCCCGCCCCGTTTCAGCGAAGACGAGGAACGTGCGGCACGGCACGCGCTCACGGCAACCAACGTGGCCCAACCCGCTCTCGGAGCCGCCGCCACTGGTCTTTTGAACCTGCTGCGCGCTCTGGGCGTGACGCCGAACCGGGTGGCAGGCCACAGTTATGGTGAGTATGCGGCCCTCCACGCCGCAGGGTGCATTACGGCCGAACAGTTGTTTGACCTGTCGGAATCCCGCGGCCGGTTCATCCTCGAAGAAGCCAGGGGGGATCTGGGGGCCATGGCGGCGGTCGGGGGGGACGAGGAGAAAACCTGCTCCCTTGTGGGCAACCTACCCGACCTGTGGATCGCCAACCTCAATTCACCGCGCCAGACTATCATCTCCGGCACCCGAACGGCGATTGCTGCCGCGCTGAAGCGACTGGAGGCGCAGGAGGTTCCCGCGCAGGCCATTCCCGTGGCCTGCGCGTTCCATTCGCCCCTCATGGCCCCTGCCAAAAACCGGTTGCAAGCACGGCTTGGGGAGATTCCTTTTGCCTCACCTGAATTGAGCGTTTATTCCAACACCACCGGCGAGGCCTACCCAACTGAACCGGCCGCCATCCGGTCGCAATTGGGAGAGCATCTGGTATCGCCCGTACGGTTTATGGCGGAGATCCAGGCGATGTACGCGGCGGGAACACGCGTCTTTGTTGAAGTCGGACCCCGCAGCGTACTGACCGGACTGACTGAGCAGATTCTGGGTGATCGCGAGCGGGTGGTCGTTCCTCTGGAAACGCGCCAACGCTCCGGTTTGGAAGCGTTACTGCACGCCCTGGCTCAATTGGCCGCCCATGGCGCACCGGTACAATTGGACCGGTTGTTCGAAGGCCGGTGCCCACGTCAATACACATTGGATCACTTAATCAAGGAAAGCCTCGACGCCCCCTTCCCGCCCACTGCCTGGTGGGTGGACGGTGGCCGCGCCACACCCATGCACTCTCAACCCCTCCCTGCTCAAGATCAACTCACGGCCCTCCCTGTTCTCGGAACAGGGGAAACCGGCCACCTTGCGTCCCTGCTGCGAGCCCATGAACAGGTCATGCAACGTCTCCTCGAGACCCATCAACGCGTCATGGCGGCGGCGCTGGGTAAGGCCTCCACCGTGGGGGCGACAGCGTCTCCTGCTCCTGTCCCCCTGGCACCCGTTCCTGCAGCAGCGCCCCTCCCGGTCACGCCGGTCAGTCCCGCCACACCGGACGCGCCCGTTGCGCAGAAAGGCGCCGGGCATATTCGCCAGGAGGTACTGCGTATTGTGGGCGACCGCACCGGGTATCCTCCGGATATGCTGGATGTTGACGCGGATCTTGAGGCGGATCTCGGTATTGATTCCATTAAGCGCGTCGAAATTGCCGGCCGTCTGCGCAAGGCATTCCCTCATCTCGGCGCCTCCCCCGACGCCTCCACCGCCGGTAATCTGGCGAGCCTCAGGACCTTGAGGGGGCTTATCGATCGGATCACCTCGGTTCCTGTCAACGGAAGCCCGGCGGCCCCGAAACCTGAAGCGGGCGCCGCGGTTGAGCCTGTCACGAAGCCCGACCCGGACGTTCCCGTGCCACGTTTCATGATGCGAATGGAAGATGCGCCCATACCGGCGGAGAAGGCCGCATTGCCGCAGGGTGTGCTCATCATCACAGATGACGGGAATGGACTTGCCGAAACAGTGGCGGACGCCCTCCGCGCTGAGGGGGCCCGTGCGGTGGTGGTTTCGGCAAATGACAAACCGGACGGTACGACCCCCCATTACCCGGCCAATTTTTCAAGCCCGACGAACCTGCATGAGCTAGTCGCCACCATCCGCCGTAACGAGGGCCGGATCGCAGGCCTGATTCACCTGCGGCCACTCCGCCATCTCCCCCCGACCAACGCCATGTCCCTGGACCTGTGGCGCCGGACGATCCAGGAAGACGTCAAAGCGCTCTTCTATCTGGCCCAGGCGGCCGCAGCGGATTTACAAATTCCTCCCGCAGGCCACCAGTGCGTATTCGCGGCCATCGGGACCGCAGACCGGTTCCCTGGCCACGGGGGCCTGACGGGGCTGATCAACACCCTTGCCACGGAATGGCCCGGTCTCAGGGGCCGCACCCTCGCCCTCGACAACCGCGAACCCATTCTCACGCTGGCACACGGGATTATGGATGAACTCCACCGCGATGACCAGGCCCGGTTCATCGTTTTCAATCAAGGCCGGCGACAACAGGTCCGGATCGAGCCGGCCGAGCTGGACTTGAATAAAGGAGAACCCCTGCGCATCGGCCAGGACTGGGTCATCCTGATAACCGGGGGCGCCTGCGGCATCACCGCACAGGTCGCGCTGGAACTTGCGGAACGCTTCAACCCCACGCTCGTGCTGGCGGGACGCTCCGCCTTGCCCGCCGCCACGGAAGCCGACCCGACGCGGGGCGTCGTGGAGCCAGGGGAACTTCGTCGTATTCTTGCTGGAAAATTATCCCACCCCGGCGGCAAGGCAACCATGGCCGAGATCGAGTCCGCCTATCGTCGTCTGTGCCGGGAACGGGAAATTCGAGACACCCTGTCGGCCCTCCGGAAAGCCGGCACCAGAGTAACCTATGTTCAAACCGATGTCCGCGATGCCAAGTCTTTCGGCGACGCCCTGAAACACCTCTATACCAAGTTCGGACGATTGGACGGGGTGATCCACGGCGCAGGTCTGATCGAGGACAAGCGGGTGGAGGACAAGACGCCCGAATCCTTCGACCGCGTGTTCGACACCAAGGCGGATGGCGCATTTATACTAGCCCGGCATTTACAACTCGACTCTCTGAAGTTCCTGGTCTTCTTCTCATCCGTGGCCTCGCTCGGCAACGCCGGACAAAGCGACTATGCGGCTGCCAACGGCGTACTGAACGCCCTGGCCTGCGACCTGGATCACCGCATGGCAGGTCGGGTGATCGCCATTTTATGGGGCCCCTGGCAGTGCGCCGGCATGGCATCGGAAGAAGTCCAGCGCCGGTTCCAGGATCGGGGGGTGCAGATTATCCCCCTCCAGGCAGGCCGGCGTCGCCTCCTCGAAGAATTGCTATACGGCCGCAAGGGTGACGTGGAGGTGCTTTATGGCGACGCCCCCTACTCTTCCGGAGAGGTTCAGGCGAAGGAACAACAATGGGCGTTCCCCCTGATCGCGGGTGATGAATCCGTGATTCATCACCATGGCTCACTCGAAATCGCCTGTATCCTTGATCCTGCGGAGCAGGCGTACCTGCTCGACCATCAACTCGACGGCAAGCCGGTGTTTCCCGCAGCCATGGCCATGGAACTGATGGCGGAATCGGCCCGGGCATTAACGGCACCAAAAACCGGCGGGATTGAAATCACCTCACTACAGATCCAGCAAGGCATTGTGCTGCAGGAGGGGCGGATGCCGCTGCGGGTCATCGGACGCCAGGGGGCCTCACCGCCCGGCCTGGAGCATGCCCGGTCCTGTTCCATGCAAATTTATACTTCCGCAACACCGCAACGCGCGAATTACCTGGCCGAGATTTCACTCGGACTCGATTCAACGCCCTCCTTGATAACCCCCGTAACCTTCGGAACCTTTGAACCCTTTCCGCTCAGTGTGTCCGAGGTCTATGCGCGTTGGCTATTCCAAGGCCCTTGTTTTGCGGGCATCACGGCCATTGAAGGAATAAGGAAAGACGCCATCGCAGGACTATTGCTTTCGGTATCTCCCGCGAAGTGCCTGTCCAAGGCGCCACCCGGAAGCCAATGGCTGATTGATCCCACGGTGGTGGATGCCTCGCTCCAACTCGTGATTCTGTGGGAACGTCACTGGCACGACATGACCCCCCTTCCCATGCAAATCGGGCGGTTCCGTCTTTATCAATCCCTCTCCGATCAACCCGTCCGCTGCCTAGTCAAGCCAACCCTTTCTGACGGCGGGGAGTTGCTGACCGCCGACTTGTATTACACCGATTTGCAGGGCCGTCTGCTTGCGGTGATGGAGGGATTGCAATGTGCTTGCACGCGGGCGCTGAATCGCCTCAGCGACTCCCCCGCCCGCCCAATGGCGCCCCACCGCAGCACGGAAAGGCGGCATGTTGCGGCATGTTGA
- a CDS encoding response regulator gives MDVTQKVILVVDDEKDILELVNYNLTREGFGVVTAKSGEEGLNAVAQKKPDLILLDLMLPGMNGLDVCRKLKKDPATASIPIIMITAKSEESEIIVGLELGADDYVGKPFSIKVLSSRIRSVLRRQQVYLYNQKNELRVGYFEISPSRFRVLAGGKPVENLTVTEFHLLHFLASRPGRVMNRQLILDAVRGEEIAVTERAVDVQMVGLRKKLGPYADCIEAVRGVGYRFKDA, from the coding sequence ATGGACGTAACTCAAAAAGTAATACTGGTTGTCGATGACGAGAAAGACATTCTTGAGCTGGTGAACTATAACCTGACGCGAGAAGGGTTTGGGGTGGTCACGGCCAAGTCCGGCGAAGAGGGATTGAATGCGGTGGCCCAGAAGAAGCCCGATCTCATTCTTCTTGATCTCATGCTGCCGGGGATGAATGGGCTCGATGTATGCAGAAAATTGAAAAAAGATCCTGCCACGGCGAGCATTCCGATTATTATGATCACGGCCAAGAGTGAGGAATCGGAAATTATCGTGGGACTGGAACTCGGGGCGGATGACTATGTAGGCAAACCCTTCAGCATTAAAGTGCTCAGCTCCAGGATCCGCTCCGTACTGCGCCGCCAGCAGGTTTACCTCTATAACCAGAAGAATGAGTTGCGGGTGGGCTACTTTGAAATCAGTCCAAGTCGATTTCGGGTGCTGGCCGGTGGCAAGCCCGTTGAAAATCTCACCGTGACGGAATTTCATCTCCTTCACTTTCTTGCCAGCCGGCCAGGCCGTGTTATGAACCGGCAACTGATTCTGGATGCCGTGCGAGGTGAGGAAATCGCCGTGACTGAGCGTGCCGTGGATGTCCAGATGGTTGGCTTGCGCAAGAAGCTTGGTCCGTACGCGGACTGCATCGAGGCTGTGCGTGGCGTCGGCTACCGGTTCAAGGATGCCTGA